Sequence from the Cuniculiplasma divulgatum genome:
CGATAAGCCTTCCATAAATCAGTTTCCGCGGGCCTGTGTTCTGTAAATATGCTTGATGTTGTCAGTATGCCCCTCACCATATTCACCGAATGTGCAGACATGGTAACTGTCACCCGTTTTTCGGCAGCAATTGATAATTCCTGCTCAATTTCACCTATATGCCTGTGATCCGAGGGGCTGTAAATCCTCACTGAATTAAATCTCTCAGAAAAATGGGTTGCGGACGTGGATTTGTTGCCAGACCCAGATGATCCTATCTTTGCATCTATTACGGTGATACCGGCCAGCAATCCGGATTTTGCCAGTGGTGCCAGGCTGTATATGGATGAGCTTGCAATGCAGCCGGGAACAGCGATCAGCCTTGAATTGCGTATCTCGTCCCTGTGAAGTTCAGGCATACCATAGGTGAACTTCTGCAGGAGATCCGGAGCAGGATGTTCCCAACCGTACCATACTGGATACTGGGAGCTATCCTTCAGCCTGAAATCAGCGCTCATGTCTATGATCCTTGTGCCTGTTTCAACAAGCTGCGGTGTTATCTTCACGGATGATCCATGTGGAACTGCCAGAAACAGAATGTCCACCTTTGCTGCAACGTCCATTGGCGTTTCATCGGTGAACTTCAGGTTCGTGTAACCCTTCAGGTTGGGATGAACCCTGGCGATGTATTCCCCAGCATTGTGCTTTGATGTGGCTGCGGTAATTTCAACTTCGGGATGATTCAGCAGGAGCCGGAGGATTTCTCCGCCTGTGTATCCGGATGCGCCGATAATGCCTACTTTAGACAAAAATATCAATCCAAAAAGATAGAAAATGATTCAGAGGCAGGCTGATCATTCGCCCCAGTCTTCCCTTATTTCCTCTGCTGCCCTCAGGACAGGGTTTCCATCACGTATTTCTGAAACCTCATACTCAACTCCGCAATCCGGGCAACTCACAATCTCGCCTTTTATTACATCATCGGGAACCTGCAGCGACCCGCCACAAACATTACACTCTGTTTCCATATTTCACACCTTTTCTGTCATCATAAGATGGCAATATACCGTTTCAGTCTTGGAAAATATTAATATTTTATGACCTATTCTGGTCATAGTTTGACTTAAATGACCAAAATGGAGCTAAGTATAAACGGCCTTGTGAAAAACATGGTTACCAATGACATATTCCTTGCAACATCACTGAACAGGGGATACGTGAATCTCAGCGCTGTTGCTCGCGACCTCAAGCCAGCAATAGAGATGCGGTTGGGGCAGGAGGTGAATACAGAGGCCATAATTTCTGCTCTGAAGAGAAACAGGGATACGTCCAGAAAATATGATAACAGGGTCCTGGAATCCATGGCCCAGACCAGTGTGCAGATGCTGACCTCTGTCACCAAGTTTGTGCTTCCTGTGAACAAGAACGAAAGGGTTTTCAGGGAAATGTATGAACTGAAAATGCCCGGGGCAGTTTATATTTCCACCGGAACTGAGTTCACCACATTCATAGTCGAGGACAGGAACCTTGGCTCATTTTCTGAAATTATCAGGAGAGGCATAGTAGACAGGAAGACTGGACTTGCCGTGATAATAGTGAAGAGCCCCGTCTCAATGATCGAAACGCCGGGGTACCTGATGTCGCTCTATTCCAAACTGGCATTTTCCGGGATAAATGTGGAGGAGACAACCAACAGTTACACGGACGCCATCATTGTTGTCAGCGAACGTGATTCCAGTGAGGCGTTCATGGCAATTCATGATCTCATACAGTATGCAAGGGAACATGTCCATCCCGGAAAGCGGTAGACTGGATCTGTTGTGATATCGCCCCCCTATCGGATGGGGTTTCCTGATTCATGGATTGGCATCTGCCTGTATGGATATATTCCGCACATACCCGGAGTGGCAATCTCCACAGGCTTGAATTCGGATATTCAATTTCGTGGACAATTGGGATCAGGCACTCTGGAGGCAAATGTCAATATCCGATCCAGCATGGGATTCTCACTGTGCTGCCGACCCATAGAGATAAATGAATGCTGCCATTCTGCTGCCTCAGGGTGCCCCTATTTCCAATACAGGTTCACTTGCTGTTTCTCCCCGATATATCATCACAGAACGCAGAAGTCTTCTTCCATTCTCTGGCCGGAATTTCAGGTATCCAGTTCATATGGCTTCAACCTCCTCTCAAAAATTTCAGGATCAGGGAATAAATTTTACATTCTTCATTCCATGGCGGAAAATGTACAGAAGATATTATGTTATAAGGGATAACGCAGCGAATCCCCCCTATGCCGGCAAGCCATGGCTGATGTCTCTTGGCTCCCATGGAATAGTCATTGGAAAGACAGGAGCTGGAAAATCCAACTATCTGCTCCACATCCTCAAGCATATCGACAGGGAAGACTGCAACATTGTCCTGTTAGATCCCCACGGGCAGACTGCAGATTCCTTTCTTTCGATGACAGGGAAGGACCCCATTATCCTCAGCGGTCACGATTATCCCGGATCTGAGGGCAGATACTCTGGGATCAACGCGCTTCATACTTCAGGAGAGGAGGAAAATGCCTACCGGGTCGGAGACTGGATGGTACAGGCATTTTCCAGCAATGAGGCCATGTCCAACGGAAGCTGGGGTCCAAGAATCAACCTGATCATCTCGC
This genomic interval carries:
- the argC gene encoding N-acetyl-gamma-glutamyl-phosphate reductase, whose translation is MSKVGIIGASGYTGGEILRLLLNHPEVEITAATSKHNAGEYIARVHPNLKGYTNLKFTDETPMDVAAKVDILFLAVPHGSSVKITPQLVETGTRIIDMSADFRLKDSSQYPVWYGWEHPAPDLLQKFTYGMPELHRDEIRNSRLIAVPGCIASSSIYSLAPLAKSGLLAGITVIDAKIGSSGSGNKSTSATHFSERFNSVRIYSPSDHRHIGEIEQELSIAAEKRVTVTMSAHSVNMVRGILTTSSIFTEHRPAETDLWKAYRSMYRNEPFIRFMMDPNGLFRYPDPKLVIGSNFVDLGFAIDRHVNRVVAIGAIDNLIKGAAGNAIQSMNIMMGYPENAGLNSAPLRLV
- the lysW/argW gene encoding alpha-aminoadipate/glutamate carrier protein LysW/ArgW codes for the protein METECNVCGGSLQVPDDVIKGEIVSCPDCGVEYEVSEIRDGNPVLRAAEEIREDWGE